Sequence from the Pyrobaculum neutrophilum V24Sta genome:
TCCTCTGGTCGAAAGACGCGTATAGGGCAGACGGAGAGCAGTTGGCCCAGATCCTCTACCTAATTGGGGTAAGGCCTGTGTGGGACTCCGGCGGGAGCGTGAGGGGGGTCGAGCCCATCCCTCTGGAGGAGCTGGGGAGGCCGAGGATAGACGTGTTGGTTAGAATAAGCGGCATCGTGAGAGACACCCTGCCCAACTACGTCCACCTAATAGACGAGGCGGTGGCTAAGGTCGTGGCGCTGGACGAGCCGCTTGAGGTGAACTACGTGAAGAAGCACTACCTGGAGAACCTGCTGAAGCTCAAGGCGGAGGGGGTAGAGGGCGACGTGGAGGAGATGGCCAAGGCGAGGGTTTTCGCCGAGCCTCCAGGCGCATACGGGGCGGGGGTAAACTACGCTGTGGAGGCCTCGGCTTGGAGGACAGACGAGGATTTGGCCAAGGTCTGGATCCAGTGGTCGAGCTATATGTACACCAGGAGGAGCTACGGGAAGCCCGCGCCCGAGGCCCTGATGTTGAACCTCCGCTATGTCGACGTGGTAAATAGAAACCACGAAAGCGACGAGTTCGACATATTCGGCTGCTGTTGCTACTACTCCTACCACGGCGGTTTCTACAACGCCGCCAAGGCGGTAAGCGGGAAAAACGTGAAGATCGTGACCGTCGACACCCGCGACGTCTCTAACGTAGAGGTGAGAGACATGAGGGAGGAGGTGGAGCGCGTGGTGAGAGCTAAGCTCCTCAACCCCGTCTGGATCTCCGAGATGAAGAAACACGGCTACAGAGGCGCCAACGAGTTCCAGAGGAAGATACTCCACCTCTACGGCTGGTCGGCCACGGCCAAAGTCGTCGAGAAGTGGGTTTTCGACGAAATCGCCAAAACCTACATTCTAGACCCAGAGATGAGGAAGTGGTTCCTTGAGAACAACCCATGGGCGGCTGAGGAGGTCGCGAGGAGGCTCATAGAGGCGGCCCAGAGAGGCCTGTGGAAAGCCGACAAGGACTTGCTGGACAAGCTGAGGGAGGCATACGGCGAGATAGAGGGCGTTCTTGAGGAGGAGGTGGGGGAGGGGGAGGTGCAGGGAGGCTCCATAGAGATATACACGGCGGAGGACGTAGACGTGTGGAAAAACCAGGAGACGGTCAAGAAGATAGAAAAACTGTGGATAAAGCTGAGGTGATGGAGGAGGCGAGGGAACGCCGGGTTGTCTACCCCTTCGCCGCGATTGTAGGCCAAGAAAAGGCCAAGCTGGCTCTGCTGGCGGTCTCGGTGAACCCCGCCATTGGCGGGGTCCTCCTCGCCGGAGACAAGGGGACGGGCAAATCGACTATGGTGAGGGCGCTCGCCGACCTCCTCCCCGAGATAGAGGTGGTAGAGGGGTGCCCCTTCGGTTGCAACCCACACAACCCGGCGGAGATGTGCGACGAGTGCTACCTGAAGTGGAAAAGAGGCGAGATAAAGGTGGCGAAGAGGAAGATGCGCGTTATAGACCTCCCCCTAAGCATCACAGTGGATAGGCTGGTGGGGACGCTCGACATAAAGAGGGCGCTCGCCGAGGGGATAAGAGCGCTTCAGCCGGGCCTCCTCGCCGAGGCCAACCGAAACATACTGTATATAGACGAGGTAAACCTGCTAGACGACTACATAATAGACGTCTTGTTAGACGCTGCGGCGATGGGCTGGAACATCGTGGAGAGAGAGGGCATATCTGTGAAACACCCAGCCCGCTTCATATTAATCGGTAGTATGAACCCAGAGGAGGGCGAGCTTAGGCCCCAGCTGTTAGACAGATTCGGCCTATATGTGAAGGTGGAGGCCTCCATGAACCCGGAGGAGAGGATAGAGATAATCAGGAGGGTCGAGGAGTTCAACAGAGACCCAATAGCCTTCTACAGAAAGTGGGAGCCCGAGCAGAACAGGCTTAGGGAGGCTATATCTAGAGCTAGACAGATAGTCAACGACGTCCAAATAGACGAAGACCTCATGAAGTTCATAGTCAAGACTATAACAGACCTAAAGATCAGAAGCCACAGGGCAGAGATTACGGTTGTTAGAACAGCCAAGTCCATAGCCGCCCTCGACGGCCGCCTCAAGGTCAACCTAGACGACGTGAAAAAGGCCATGGAGCTCGCCCTACCCCACCGCCTCAGGGCAACACCCTTCGAGCCGCCTCCGCCGCCTCCCGCAAGCTCTCCGCCATCTCCCCAGCAGAACGACGGCGGAGGCGACAGAGGGCCGCAGGGAGGCGGAGGGGGACAGGGAGGGGGAGAGGCGGGCGGCGGGAGGGGAGGCGGGGAGAGGCAGTTCGGCGAGGAGAAGCCCCCCTACGAGCCCCGGGAGACGCCCGTCCGCCTTAGGGGGGAGGAGGAGGGGGGCGGCGGGAGGCGGGCTAGGAGAGCCTACGAGCTTAAAATCGGCGGGAGCCACGGCGTAGTTACAACCTACGCGATCCCAAGGGGGGAGGCGGCGGATATACACATCACCGCGACGTTGACAGCCGCAGCGCTCAGAAGGCTAGGCGCCGGCCTCCCCCTCGCCGTAGATAATGAGGATCTTAGAATAAACGTAAGAAGAGCCAGAGTGCCCGTCCTCCGCGTCGTCCTGCTTGACTCAAGTGGGAGCATGGCCGCCTTGAGGAGGATAGCGGTGGCGAAGGGGCTTGTGAGAAAGCTAGCGGAGTCCTCCTACAGGGGGAGGGAGTACATCTCGTTGATCGTCTTCAGAGGAGGCGGAGCCCAGGTGGTGGTGCCCCCAGTGAGGAAATACGAGGAGGTCCTCGCCGCCTTATCCGCCGTACCCACCGGCGGCAGAACGCCGTTGCCCCACGCCCTGGAGACCCTCTATAGGATAGCCAAAAGCTTCAGGGCTAAATATAGAGACGCCAAGGTGGTGGGGGTCTTGATAACAGACGGCAAAGCCAACGTCCCACTGTATAGAAACGTAACAGAGGACCTAGAGAGGCTCTCCCACCTGTTAAAGAAGGCGGGTGTGGAGCTGGAGATATACGCCACCAGAGGCAGAGGCTTCGACCCAGCCCCCACCTACATAGACCTAATAGCGAGCATCACCTCGGCCAAGGTAGTAGAGGTGTGAAGATAGTAGTTATCTCCACCAAGCCCTCCCTTCGTACGCTTTTTGACGTGGCGAAGGAAGTAGAGGCAGAGGCCGGCGTATCCATAGAGCTACAGACCTACTATATACACAGCTCTGTGGACTATGCCGCTGTTGAAAACGCCGACGTTATCCTAATAGACGTGAGAGGGGATGCGCCTAGGGAGCTTATAAATGCCGTGGAGAAAAGCAGAGCTAAAGTAGTCATCCCATTGGTGGGCGGCTCGCCTGGAACACTTGCGCTTTTAAGACTTGGAGGCTTCAGCGGAGTTGAAATAGCGAAGAGAGTGCCGGAGCAAGACTTCGACACAGACCGCGTAGACTTCTCAAAGATCTCCAAGGTGTTATCCGCCGTAGAAACTGCGGGCAGGGTGTTGCCAGTGGGGCCGTTGAGACATCTAAGAAATTGGATCTGGGCCACGAAATACTGGGCCTACTGGGGTAGGGAAAACTTAGCTAATTTGTTCAAGCTTATTCTCGCCGAGTATTTCGGCGCAGGGGTAAAATACGGCGAGCCTAAGCTAGTGGGAGAATTCGCAGTGTATACCCCTGGCATAGGATTTACATATGAGCCACCAGAGACGAAAGGGCCTGTAGTGTTGATATTTACCTACGCAGGTATGCACTTCGATGAAACTCTGCCCGTAGCCCTCAAACTAAAGGAAGAGTTGGAGAAACTCGGCGTAAATGCCTTTATTGCGACAGGAGGAGTCACAGATGGGCTACTTAAACAACTGGAAGCGTTGAGGAAGTACACCCTCGTAGGGGGGAGGTCTGTAGACGCCGTCATAAACCTCCAGTGGTTTGTCATAAACGGCGGGCCCTACGGCGGGTCTCCGGAGCCCACCCGCGAGCTGTTTAAAGAAAGGGGGTCTCTCCTCTTCAACGGCTTGGTCGCCTATACGCGGAGGATTTCGCAGTGGGAGAAAGATCCCAGAGGTCTCTCTCCCGTGGAAGTTGTAGGGGGCGTCGCCCTCCCGGAGATAGATGGGGCAATAGAGCCTATTATCTCGGCGGGTTTAGACGACAGCATATATGCAGAAATGGTAGTCTTAGAGGAGAGAGTGAAGAAAAAGGCTAGGAGAGTGGCTAACTGGATAAAGCTCAGGCAGAAGCCCCCCTCAGAGAGGAGGGTGGCGATTGTGATATACAACTACCCACCGGGGGAGCATAATGTGGGCAATGCCGCATATTTAGACACTTTAGCTAGCCTTGCTGTAATTCTAAAGGCGTTGAGAGAAGCCGGCTATAGGACCCGGGCGTTAGATAAAGAGGAGCTTCGACGTCTTATAGCAGAGAGGTTTTTAGTCAACTCGCCGCAGTGGGGAAGCCATGGCGATGTGCCAAAGTTGCCGGTGTCTGAATACTTAAGGTGGTTTAACACACTGGCCAACAGAGACGAGGTTATAAAAACGTGGGGCGAGCCCCCAGGCGGTATAAACGTAGAGGGGGACAGCTTTTTAATCCCCGGCGTAGTACTCGACAACGTCTTCATCGGCGTGCAACCCCCCAGAGGCTTCCACGAAGATCCATCTAAACTGTATCACTCAAAGGACATACCGCCTCACCACCAGTACTTGGCCTTCTACTACTGGATTAAAGAGGTCTTTAAGGCAGACGTAATAATACATGTAGGTACACACGGCACGCTTGAGCTTATGCCAGGGAAAGAGGTGGGGTTATCGGATAGGTGTTGGCCTGATATTCTCATCGGCGACACCCCCCACATATACATCTACCATGTGACAAACCCGTCTGAGATGACTATCGCCAAGAGGAGGAGCTACGCCTATATTATAACACACGGCACTCCGCCGTTTACACAAGCAGATCTCTACGGCGAATATGTGGAGCTTGAGGAGCTCCTAGAGGAGGCCGAGAAGGGGGGAGAAGACGTGAGGAGGTTAATAGAGGAGAAGTGTAGAAAACTAAATATCCCCTGCGGCGACTTGGAGAGATTACACGACTACCTAATGGAGATGAAACGGGCGGTGATCCCGCGGGGCCTCCACGTCTTTGGCAGTAGGTGGAGTGTAGAAGACGTAGTGAACTACATAGCCTTTGTCCTTAGGAGAGAGGGGGATGTCCCATCGCTACATAGGCTAATTCTAGAGGAGAGGGGGGTCAACTACGACGGAGTGGAGAAGGCGGGAGGGGGGAGGTTGCTTGTAGAGGCGGAGGAGGAGGCGAGAAGGATGATTAAAGAAGCTCTCTCGGGGGGAGACCCGGCTAAGTATTTCAAAAAGAGGAGGGGAGAGGCCGAGGAGGTGTTTAGATATGTACGTGATTTAGCCAAGAGAATTCTAGAGTCTGACGAAGTGTCCTCTTTACTAAAGGCCTTAGACGGGAGATATGTAGAGCCTAGAGTCGCCGGAGAGCCGTTGAGAACGCCAGAGGTTTTCCCCACAGGCTCCCACGGCTACGCCTTCGACCCCAGGCTTATACCTACGAAAGCCGCGTATATACGCGGGATAAACCTCGCCGAGGAGTTGGTAAAGAGGTATAGGGAGAAGTACGGACGTTACCCAGAGAGCGTCGCTGTCGTCCTATGGGGCTTTGAAACTGCGCAGACCAGAGGCGAGACGGTAGGCCAAATCTTACAGCTCTTAGGCGTGAGACTTGTGAGAAAACACGGACCTTGGGCTCCCGAGCTTGAGCCTATTCCTCTGGAGGAGCTCGGGAGGCCGAGGATAGACGTGGTTGTAACAATCTGCGGTTTCTTCCGCGACATGTTTCCCAACCTCATCTCTCTCATAGATAGAGCGGTGAAGCTAGTTGCCAGCTTAGATGAACCGCTTGAGATGAACTACGTGAGAAAACACTACCTTGAAATAGGCCGCATCACTAGGATATTTGGCCCTAAGCCGGGGACATACGGCACCCGTCTCCCCGAGTTCATAGAGAGCTCTAGTTGGAAAAACGAGGGGGAGCTCGTCGAGGTGTACGTGGGAGACATGATGTATGGATACGGCGATGATATCCACGGCGAAGCTATGAGAGAGCTTTTCGTACAGCTCCTTAAGAAGGTAGAGGTGGTGAGCCAAGTGAGAAGCGCTACGGAGTACGACATAGCCGACCTAGACCACTACTACGAATTTCTCGGCGGGCTTAAAAAAGCCGTGGAGACTCTAGCCGGAAGGAGGGTGGAGGCCTATTGGGTAGACACCACTGGAGAAAAGATGAGAGTTAGGACGGTAGAAGAGGCGGTAGACTTCGCCCTAAGGACAAGATTACTAAACCCCAAGTGGGCTGAGGAAATGCTTAAACACGGCTACGACGGGGCGCGGGAGATCGCCAAGAGGGTGGAATATGTGCTAGGGCATGCCGCGTTAACAGGCACGGTGGATAGATGGTTTTGGCGTCAAATAGCTGAGATGTATGTAAAAAATGTCGAGATGAGAGAACGAATCAAAACAGTAAACCCATGGGCGCTTTATGAAATTATAAAACGGCTAGAGGAAGCCCACAGAAGAGGCTACTGGGAAGGCGACGAAGAAATTAAGAAAATTGCAGAAGAGCTAGAGGGCATATTAGAGGAGTAATACTTAAAACGTATTATTATCATAGTCGTATGAAATGGAAAATAATTTCCCTATTGGTGGTAATACTGGCGGCTATTGCCGCAGTATACCTCCTTTTGCCAAAGGGGCCGTCCCCCGCTCAGACGGCGCCTACGGCGGCTGTCTCGCCTACGGCTTCTCCCACAGCAGTCGCTACGCAACCGCCTGC
This genomic interval carries:
- a CDS encoding ATP-binding protein; amino-acid sequence: MEEARERRVVYPFAAIVGQEKAKLALLAVSVNPAIGGVLLAGDKGTGKSTMVRALADLLPEIEVVEGCPFGCNPHNPAEMCDECYLKWKRGEIKVAKRKMRVIDLPLSITVDRLVGTLDIKRALAEGIRALQPGLLAEANRNILYIDEVNLLDDYIIDVLLDAAAMGWNIVEREGISVKHPARFILIGSMNPEEGELRPQLLDRFGLYVKVEASMNPEERIEIIRRVEEFNRDPIAFYRKWEPEQNRLREAISRARQIVNDVQIDEDLMKFIVKTITDLKIRSHRAEITVVRTAKSIAALDGRLKVNLDDVKKAMELALPHRLRATPFEPPPPPPASSPPSPQQNDGGGDRGPQGGGGGQGGGEAGGGRGGGERQFGEEKPPYEPRETPVRLRGEEEGGGGRRARRAYELKIGGSHGVVTTYAIPRGEAADIHITATLTAAALRRLGAGLPLAVDNEDLRINVRRARVPVLRVVLLDSSGSMAALRRIAVAKGLVRKLAESSYRGREYISLIVFRGGGAQVVVPPVRKYEEVLAALSAVPTGGRTPLPHALETLYRIAKSFRAKYRDAKVVGVLITDGKANVPLYRNVTEDLERLSHLLKKAGVELEIYATRGRGFDPAPTYIDLIASITSAKVVEV
- the bchH gene encoding magnesium chelatase subunit H; translated protein: MKIVVISTKPSLRTLFDVAKEVEAEAGVSIELQTYYIHSSVDYAAVENADVILIDVRGDAPRELINAVEKSRAKVVIPLVGGSPGTLALLRLGGFSGVEIAKRVPEQDFDTDRVDFSKISKVLSAVETAGRVLPVGPLRHLRNWIWATKYWAYWGRENLANLFKLILAEYFGAGVKYGEPKLVGEFAVYTPGIGFTYEPPETKGPVVLIFTYAGMHFDETLPVALKLKEELEKLGVNAFIATGGVTDGLLKQLEALRKYTLVGGRSVDAVINLQWFVINGGPYGGSPEPTRELFKERGSLLFNGLVAYTRRISQWEKDPRGLSPVEVVGGVALPEIDGAIEPIISAGLDDSIYAEMVVLEERVKKKARRVANWIKLRQKPPSERRVAIVIYNYPPGEHNVGNAAYLDTLASLAVILKALREAGYRTRALDKEELRRLIAERFLVNSPQWGSHGDVPKLPVSEYLRWFNTLANRDEVIKTWGEPPGGINVEGDSFLIPGVVLDNVFIGVQPPRGFHEDPSKLYHSKDIPPHHQYLAFYYWIKEVFKADVIIHVGTHGTLELMPGKEVGLSDRCWPDILIGDTPHIYIYHVTNPSEMTIAKRRSYAYIITHGTPPFTQADLYGEYVELEELLEEAEKGGEDVRRLIEEKCRKLNIPCGDLERLHDYLMEMKRAVIPRGLHVFGSRWSVEDVVNYIAFVLRREGDVPSLHRLILEERGVNYDGVEKAGGGRLLVEAEEEARRMIKEALSGGDPAKYFKKRRGEAEEVFRYVRDLAKRILESDEVSSLLKALDGRYVEPRVAGEPLRTPEVFPTGSHGYAFDPRLIPTKAAYIRGINLAEELVKRYREKYGRYPESVAVVLWGFETAQTRGETVGQILQLLGVRLVRKHGPWAPELEPIPLEELGRPRIDVVVTICGFFRDMFPNLISLIDRAVKLVASLDEPLEMNYVRKHYLEIGRITRIFGPKPGTYGTRLPEFIESSSWKNEGELVEVYVGDMMYGYGDDIHGEAMRELFVQLLKKVEVVSQVRSATEYDIADLDHYYEFLGGLKKAVETLAGRRVEAYWVDTTGEKMRVRTVEEAVDFALRTRLLNPKWAEEMLKHGYDGAREIAKRVEYVLGHAALTGTVDRWFWRQIAEMYVKNVEMRERIKTVNPWALYEIIKRLEEAHRRGYWEGDEEIKKIAEELEGILEE
- a CDS encoding cobaltochelatase subunit CobN, which translates into the protein MTEAKAISRQAQRLAEAFKNVLKAVELVRESGEAEYGGFLNGLEGGFVEPGPAGSLTRGKLEILPTGRNFFAVDPTQMPTPAAWEIGVQSAKKLLEYYLKEEGRYPESVGEVLWSKDAYRADGEQLAQILYLIGVRPVWDSGGSVRGVEPIPLEELGRPRIDVLVRISGIVRDTLPNYVHLIDEAVAKVVALDEPLEVNYVKKHYLENLLKLKAEGVEGDVEEMAKARVFAEPPGAYGAGVNYAVEASAWRTDEDLAKVWIQWSSYMYTRRSYGKPAPEALMLNLRYVDVVNRNHESDEFDIFGCCCYYSYHGGFYNAAKAVSGKNVKIVTVDTRDVSNVEVRDMREEVERVVRAKLLNPVWISEMKKHGYRGANEFQRKILHLYGWSATAKVVEKWVFDEIAKTYILDPEMRKWFLENNPWAAEEVARRLIEAAQRGLWKADKDLLDKLREAYGEIEGVLEEEVGEGEVQGGSIEIYTAEDVDVWKNQETVKKIEKLWIKLR